The following proteins come from a genomic window of Triticum aestivum cultivar Chinese Spring chromosome 6A, IWGSC CS RefSeq v2.1, whole genome shotgun sequence:
- the LOC123127199 gene encoding amino acid transporter AVT6A encodes MGIGDASPSENQSAHKEQRDETTPLLPVKAEEEDGIHEFNGASFSGAVFNLSTTIVGAGIMALPASIKMLGIIPGILMIILVALLTEASIDMMVRCSHQAKITSYGWLMGDSFGQWGRIALQASVVINNVGVMIVYMIIIGDVLSGTSTTGVHHRGIFEGWFGPHFWNSRPVVLLATTIFVFAPLVSFKRLDSLRYTSALSVALAVVFVVITAGIAILRLIEGTAEIPKLFPEIHELNSIWELFTAVPVLVTAYICHYNVHSIDNELEDRSQTKPIVRTSLALCSSVYVATSFFAYLLFGEGTLSDVLANFDSDLHIPFSSVFNDIVRVSYVVHVMLVFPIVFFALRLNLDGLLFPTSRHISHDNRRFIIITVSLLAVIYLAANFIPSIWDAFQFTGATAAVLIGFIFPAMIILRDSYGIATKRDKVLAVTMIVLAVLSNSVALYSDAMSIFYRKVEA; translated from the exons ATGGGGATTGGGGATGCATCACCTAGTGAAAACCAGTCTGCACACAAGGAACAGAGGGATGAGACCACGCCACTTCTCCCGGTCAAGGCGGAAGAGGAAGATGGGATCCATGAGTTCAATGGAGCGTCTTTCTCGGGTGCAGTTTTCAATCTGTCGACAACCATCGTGGGGGCTGGAATTATGGCCCTGCCAGCAAGTATCAAGATGCTAGGCATTATCCCTGGTATTTTGATGATCATCCTTGTGGCATTGCTCACTGAGGCATCAATTGACATGATGGTCAGGTGCAGCCACCAGGCCAAGATTACATCCTATGGCTGGCTCATGGGTGACTCTTTTGGTCAATGGGGGAGGATTGCACTGCAAGCATCTGTGGTCATAAACAACGTTGGCGTCATGATTGTATACATGATTATCATCG GTGATGTGCTATCGGGAACATCTACAACTGGTGTTCATCACCGGGGTATCTTTGAGGGGTGGTTTGGGCCTCATTTCTGGAATTCTCGTCCAGTTGTTCTCCTTGCCACAACTATTTTTGTGTTTGCTCCATTGGTGAGCTTTAAGCGATTGG ATTCATTGAGATACACATCTGCTCTGTCAGTTGCTCTTGCTGTGGTTTTTGTTGTCATCACTGCTGGAATTGCTATTCTCAGACTGATAGAAGGGACCGCGGAGATTCCCAAACTCTTCCCTGAGATACATGAACTCAATTCCATCTGGGAACTCTTTACAGCTGTGCCGGTTCTTGTCACTGCCTATATTTGCCACTACAATG TTCACAGCATCGATAACGAACTGGAAGATAGAAGTCAGACTAAGCCAATTGTGCGAACTTCATTGGCTCTCTGTTCAAGTGTTTATGTTGCAACAAGCTTCTTTGCATATTTACTCTTCGGCGAGGGTACCCTCTCCGATGTGCTCGCTAATTTTGACTCTGACCTTCATATTCCATTCAGCTCTGTCTTCAATGATATAGTCAGAGTGAGCTATGTAGTCCATGTCATGCTGGTCTTCCCTATAGTCTTCTTTGCCCTTAGGCTCAACCTGGATGGACTCCTCTTCCCCACCTCAAGGCACATTTCTCATGACAACCGAAGGTTTATCATTATCACCGTCTCACTCCTCGCTGTGATTTATCTTGCTGCCAACTtcataccaagcatctgggatgcGTTCCAGTTCACCGGTGCTACAGCTGCTGTCCTGATTGGTTTCATCTTTCCTGCCATGATCATACTGAG GGATTCTTATGGGATTGCAACCAAGCGCGACAAGGTTTTAGCTGTAACCATGATTGTGCTTGCTGTGCTCTCCAATTCAGTGGCCCTGTACAGCGATGCGATGAGCATCTTCTACAGGAAGGTGGAGGCCTAG
- the LOC123127200 gene encoding biogenesis of lysosome-related organelles complex 1 subunit 2, which produces MATPAKEEAAAGKRDELADSLSELFTNVSLMVRGELQGTNNQLSLLEKMNQRVTEEYSNYGDVASGLRVFVEQLNEKNQRFDEYTTQIDAIDQQVSEFEAVVSMLDKHVSMLEKKVKSAYHIAPTQ; this is translated from the exons ATGGCGACcccggcgaaggaggaggcggcggcagggaAGAGAGACGAGCTCGCCGACTCGCTGTCCGAGCTCTTCACCAACGTCTCCCTCATGGTCCGCGGCGAGCTCCAG GGAACCAACAACCAGCTCTCGCTGCTTGAAAAGATGAATCAACGTGTGACCGAGGAATACAGCAATTATGGAGACGTTGCGTCCGGTCTGCGAGTTTTTGTAGAACAACTGAATGAGAAAAACCAACGATTTGACGAGTATACAACGCAGATCGACGCGATAGACCAGCAGGTGAGTGAGTTTGAGGCAGTGGTGTCCATGCTTGATAAGCATGTCTCCATGTTGGAGAAGAAAGTGAAGTCCGCATATCACATTGCTCCCACGCAATGA